A region from the Poecilia reticulata strain Guanapo linkage group LG12, Guppy_female_1.0+MT, whole genome shotgun sequence genome encodes:
- the LOC103473555 gene encoding sorting nexin-18-like isoform X2 has protein sequence MALKAKVLYDFHAENPGEISIAEKELVTLFSEEELEGWLEGENSKGEVGLFPASYVDIIRDQITSSASNNGYSSPKTITQSPSHSSYASPDSHSQRRFKVGSGGGSSFNTSQGSDDDWDDDWDDGSPAQYEPQGLGTTPPLYPVTTSLPGRGASQQQQQQAKSSATVGRNLNRFSTFVKSGGEAFLLGEASAFVKDGDRICVVMGKYGPEWQEDPYPFTCTIDDPTKQTKFKGMKSYMSYGLTPTHTNVQVNRRYKHFDWLYARLVERFPVISVPHLPEKQATGRFEEDFISKRRKGLIWWMNHMTSHPVLAHCDVFQHFLTCGADEKAWKMGKRKAERDDLVGANFFLTISTPVVPLDLQEVESKIEGFKSFTKKMDENIVVVNTSINEFARKQITGFKKEYQKVGQSFKHLAQAFELDQQVYSAGLNKAISYTGEAYEAIGEYFAEQPRQDLEPISDLLDLYRGHLSNFPDIIHVQKGALTKVKDCPKKEGELHDRCNIISCATLAEIQHFHRTRVRDFRMQMQHHLRQQISFFQKITAKLEDALHKYDDDQ, from the exons ATGGCATTGAAAGCCAAAGTATTGTATGATTTTCACGCTGAAAACCCAGGAGAGATTTCCATAGCAGAGAAAGAGTTGGTGACTCTGTTCAGTGAGGAGGAGTTGGAGGGCTGGCTGGAGGGGGAGAACAGCAAAGGGGAGGTTGGCCTCTTTCCTGCCTCTTATGTTGACATCATCAGGGACCAAATCACCTCCAGTGCAAGCAACAACGGCTATTCCTCGCCCAAAACCATAACCCAGTCCCCCAGCCACAGCTCGTACGCGTCGCCCGATTCCCACTCCCAGAGGAGGTTTAAGGTCGGCAGCGGTGGAGGGAGCAGCTTCAACACCAGCCAGGGCAGCGACGATGACTGGGACGACGACTGGGATGACGGCTCTCCTGCTCAGTATGAGCCTCAGGGTTTAGGCACCACCCCTCCCTTGTACCCGGTCACCACCTCGCTGCCGGGTCGGGGGGccagccagcagcagcaacagcaggcCAAGAGCTCGGCTACAGTTGGGAGGAACCTCAACAGGTTCTCCACCTTCGTCAAGTCTGGCGGAGAGGCCTTCTTGCTCGGGGAGGCGTCTGCTTTTGTCAAAGACGGGGACAGGATCTGTGTGGTGATGGGGAAGTATGGACCAGAGTGGCAGGAGGACCCTTACCCATTCACATGCACCATTGACGACCCCACGAAGCAGACCAAGTTCAAAGGCATGAAGAGCTACATGTCTTACGGCCTCACCCCGACGCACACTAATGTACAAGTTAACCGCAG GTATAAACATTTCGACTGGCTCTACGCTCGGCTCGTCGAGCGCTTCCCTGTGATCTCGGTACCCCACCTGCCAGAGAAGCAGGCCACGGGCCGCTTTGAGGAGGACTTTATCTCTAAGAGGAGGAAGGGTCTCATCTGGTGGATGAACCACATGACAAGTCACCCCGTCCTGGCCCACTGTGACGTCTTCCAGCACTTCCTGACCTGCGGGGCTGACGAGAAAGCCTGGAAAATGGGCAAGAGAAAGGCAGAGAGGGACGACTTGGTCGGCGCAAACTTCTTCCTAACGATCAG CACGCCAGTCGTCCCCCTGGACCTCCAGGAAGTCGAGAGCAAGATCGAGGGCTTTAAGAGCTTCACCAAGAAGATGGACGAGAACATTGTTGTGGTGAACACGTCCATCAACGAGTTTGCCCGCAAGCAGATAACGGGCTTCAAAAAGGAGTACCAGAAGGTCGGGCAGTCCTTCAAGCACCTGGCGCAGGCGTTTGAGCTGGATCAGCAGGTCTACTCGGCAGGCCTGAACAAAGCCATCTCCTACACCGGAGAGGCCTACGAGGCCATAGGGGAGTATTTTGCAGAGCAGCCGCGGCAGGACCTGGAACCCATTTCTGATCTGCTGGACCTCTACAGAGGACATCTGTCCAATTTCCCTGACATCATCCACGTGCAGAAAG GTGCGCTGACCAAGGTGAAAGATTGTCCAAAGAAGGAAGGCGAGCTCCACGATCGCTGCAACATCATTTCCTGTGCCACACTAGCAGAAATCCAGCACTTCCACCGCACGCGTGTGCGGGACTTCCGGATGCAGATGCAGCATCACCTGCGCCAGCAGATCAGCTTCTTCCAGAAGATCACCGCCAAGCTAGAGGATGCCTTGCACAAATACGACGACGACCAATAG
- the LOC103473555 gene encoding sorting nexin-18-like isoform X1 — protein sequence MIFEPTKSSGERGGPPFNFDQRVLKETLHELRSEDSISQCETMALKAKVLYDFHAENPGEISIAEKELVTLFSEEELEGWLEGENSKGEVGLFPASYVDIIRDQITSSASNNGYSSPKTITQSPSHSSYASPDSHSQRRFKVGSGGGSSFNTSQGSDDDWDDDWDDGSPAQYEPQGLGTTPPLYPVTTSLPGRGASQQQQQQAKSSATVGRNLNRFSTFVKSGGEAFLLGEASAFVKDGDRICVVMGKYGPEWQEDPYPFTCTIDDPTKQTKFKGMKSYMSYGLTPTHTNVQVNRRYKHFDWLYARLVERFPVISVPHLPEKQATGRFEEDFISKRRKGLIWWMNHMTSHPVLAHCDVFQHFLTCGADEKAWKMGKRKAERDDLVGANFFLTISTPVVPLDLQEVESKIEGFKSFTKKMDENIVVVNTSINEFARKQITGFKKEYQKVGQSFKHLAQAFELDQQVYSAGLNKAISYTGEAYEAIGEYFAEQPRQDLEPISDLLDLYRGHLSNFPDIIHVQKGALTKVKDCPKKEGELHDRCNIISCATLAEIQHFHRTRVRDFRMQMQHHLRQQISFFQKITAKLEDALHKYDDDQ from the exons ATGATATTTGAACCCACCAAAAGCAGCGGAGAGAGAGGAG GACCACCTTTTAACTTTGACCAGAGAGTTCTTAAGGAAACTTTACACGAGCTTAGATCTGAAGACAGCATTAGTCAATGTGAAACAATGGCATTGAAAGCCAAAGTATTGTATGATTTTCACGCTGAAAACCCAGGAGAGATTTCCATAGCAGAGAAAGAGTTGGTGACTCTGTTCAGTGAGGAGGAGTTGGAGGGCTGGCTGGAGGGGGAGAACAGCAAAGGGGAGGTTGGCCTCTTTCCTGCCTCTTATGTTGACATCATCAGGGACCAAATCACCTCCAGTGCAAGCAACAACGGCTATTCCTCGCCCAAAACCATAACCCAGTCCCCCAGCCACAGCTCGTACGCGTCGCCCGATTCCCACTCCCAGAGGAGGTTTAAGGTCGGCAGCGGTGGAGGGAGCAGCTTCAACACCAGCCAGGGCAGCGACGATGACTGGGACGACGACTGGGATGACGGCTCTCCTGCTCAGTATGAGCCTCAGGGTTTAGGCACCACCCCTCCCTTGTACCCGGTCACCACCTCGCTGCCGGGTCGGGGGGccagccagcagcagcaacagcaggcCAAGAGCTCGGCTACAGTTGGGAGGAACCTCAACAGGTTCTCCACCTTCGTCAAGTCTGGCGGAGAGGCCTTCTTGCTCGGGGAGGCGTCTGCTTTTGTCAAAGACGGGGACAGGATCTGTGTGGTGATGGGGAAGTATGGACCAGAGTGGCAGGAGGACCCTTACCCATTCACATGCACCATTGACGACCCCACGAAGCAGACCAAGTTCAAAGGCATGAAGAGCTACATGTCTTACGGCCTCACCCCGACGCACACTAATGTACAAGTTAACCGCAG GTATAAACATTTCGACTGGCTCTACGCTCGGCTCGTCGAGCGCTTCCCTGTGATCTCGGTACCCCACCTGCCAGAGAAGCAGGCCACGGGCCGCTTTGAGGAGGACTTTATCTCTAAGAGGAGGAAGGGTCTCATCTGGTGGATGAACCACATGACAAGTCACCCCGTCCTGGCCCACTGTGACGTCTTCCAGCACTTCCTGACCTGCGGGGCTGACGAGAAAGCCTGGAAAATGGGCAAGAGAAAGGCAGAGAGGGACGACTTGGTCGGCGCAAACTTCTTCCTAACGATCAG CACGCCAGTCGTCCCCCTGGACCTCCAGGAAGTCGAGAGCAAGATCGAGGGCTTTAAGAGCTTCACCAAGAAGATGGACGAGAACATTGTTGTGGTGAACACGTCCATCAACGAGTTTGCCCGCAAGCAGATAACGGGCTTCAAAAAGGAGTACCAGAAGGTCGGGCAGTCCTTCAAGCACCTGGCGCAGGCGTTTGAGCTGGATCAGCAGGTCTACTCGGCAGGCCTGAACAAAGCCATCTCCTACACCGGAGAGGCCTACGAGGCCATAGGGGAGTATTTTGCAGAGCAGCCGCGGCAGGACCTGGAACCCATTTCTGATCTGCTGGACCTCTACAGAGGACATCTGTCCAATTTCCCTGACATCATCCACGTGCAGAAAG GTGCGCTGACCAAGGTGAAAGATTGTCCAAAGAAGGAAGGCGAGCTCCACGATCGCTGCAACATCATTTCCTGTGCCACACTAGCAGAAATCCAGCACTTCCACCGCACGCGTGTGCGGGACTTCCGGATGCAGATGCAGCATCACCTGCGCCAGCAGATCAGCTTCTTCCAGAAGATCACCGCCAAGCTAGAGGATGCCTTGCACAAATACGACGACGACCAATAG